Genomic window (Sediminispirochaeta smaragdinae DSM 11293):
CTACATGACAAAATAGTCGAATACCTCGACGGCCTAAACAAAGAACAAACGGAGGCTATACGCGGGCTCATGGACGTCATCGAGCACTATCTACCAGATCTATCAAAGGAGGGACAACAGACATGAATGTTTCCATACTGGTATTCAGCCCGTCAGGGCATACCCTAAAGGTCGCCAAAAACATTGAAAAAGCTTTCAAGGAAAAAGACAACACCGTCAGACTCATCAACATAACAGGCAAACCAGAGTTTCTCTATGGGGAGCATATCAAAGAGGCCCTTGAGAAAGCGCTTGGCGAATATGATCTCCTCTGCATAGGAGGTCCGCTGTATGCCGGCCATGTTGAACATACGATTTTGCAGACAATCGGGGCCCTGCCTGTTCCCGACGAGCAGCATTCGAAGCTTGCGGTACCCTTTGTAAGCTATGGAGGTGTACACAGCAGCGTCGCCCTTGAAGAAATGGGGAAGAAACTAAGAAAGAAAGGGTACAAATCAATACTCGGAATCAAGATAGCCGCAAAGCACACCCTTACGTCAACGTATGCCAATGTGATCTATGAGGACAAGCCAGGCCCGGAAGAAGAAAAGCTCATAGCCGAAGCCGTGGAACACGTTATTTCTATTATTCACACTAAAGGGAAAGATGCTGAAAACCAGTCCAAAGCATTCAAATACGCCCCGCCCAAAGAGCGGTTTTTGTTTAAAATCTTCAGTCAGGAAAAACTCCATAGAAACTTTAAGCAAGTGCGTATCGATGCTGCGAAATGCATCAAGTGCAAGAAATGTATATCGGCCTGTCCTGTCGATATGTTCACATATGCAGATGGCGAAATTGTCATGCATCGGGACAACAGTAGCTGCATACTCTGTGCGGAATGCTTTCATACCTGTCCCGCAGGTGCCATTGAACATCCCTACATAGAAATGGGAAGGAAACGGCTCAACGATGGATTTGCAAAGCTGGAAGAACCTGCATCCGCCCTGTATGGAGGCAGATGATGAAACTACTGATATTCGGTGCAACCGGCGGCACGGGCCATGAGATTATGACACAGGCCCTTGAACAGAACCATATTGTAACGGCGTTTGTACGCAATCCCGATAAAGTAAAACTGGCACACAGCAATCTCAGGATTGTGCAGGGAGACATTCTTGATTACAAGTCGGTCATACCGGCAGTCGAAGGGCAGGAGGTCATCCTTTCGGCTCTCGGAATAAGAATCCTGAAAAAGAATACCATTATTTCGGACGGAACGAAAAACATTCTCCGTGTTGCAGAAGATACAGGAGTCAAACGGTTCATCTGCATGTCGGCGATAGGAATAGGGGAAAGCAAGGCCCAGCAAAATAGGCTGGGCCCGCTCTATAACCGGTTTATGATCCCTTTTCTGCTCAGGAATATGTTCGCTGATAAGGAAATCCAGGAAGGCTATATCATGGACAGCAATACGGATTGGACTCTTGTTCGGGCCGCGATTCTGACAAACGGCCCGAAAAGCGGCAGATACCGTACGCTTACCCCTTATGATCAATCTGTTACAGCAAAAATATCCAGATCCGATGTTGCCGATTTCATGCTCAAACAAATTACCGACGACAGCATGCTGCGCAAGGCGGTAAGCATATCGGATTAGATAAGCCGTAGTACAAAACATCTTGTGTCTCTTACGTTTGATCCCGAAGTAGACTGGCCTGTGCCGCTTCCTGTATTTTCAGGGTGACATGTTCCAGCAATTCCGAATCGATACCCCATCGGTGCCAGTACTGGGGAATGATAATTGGAGCCAGGGGCGACAGATCGATAAGTCGGTGATCGGCCTGAACCTGCCGAAAAAGGGGATCAGGCAGAAATCCATAGGCAACTCCACTGCTGATCATATGCAGATATTCACTCTGCGAGGGAATAATATGGGAAGGTACATCAAAAGGGGCAATCTTTAACACTTTCTTTTGATACATTCGCATCATCTGGCTTTCAGGATGGAACAGGATCGCCGGCGCAGCGGTCATGGATTCCGCTGTTATCCCTAGAGGAAAAAAATACTTTTTAAACTCCTTCGTAGCAACACACCGGAGAACGAGATTGCCAAGATAGGTAACGGAACAGCCCCTGGAAGGCTGACTTCGAAGCGAGATACAACCTGCCAGATTTCCCAACTGAAGAAGACGATGAACAACCTTTGCTTCGCCGACATGCAGATCGACCAGCGTGAATTTCATAATCAGGCGCAGCACAGGAAGAAACCAACTGCCAAGCGTAGAAGCGCCCACTCCCAGGGATAAGGCCGTTCCCGAAAGCCTTGTTTCCGTGCCCCGCTCCAGGTCCTCTTCCAGCAGCCGTATTTTTTTAAAATGGCTGTATAAAGGGATTCCCGCTTTGGTTGGAACCGGCGGATTCGAACGAACCAGTAAAGGCTCTCCCACATAGGACTCCAGATGTTTCACCCGCTGCGTGACCGCCGATTGCGTCAAGCCGAGGGCATCAGCCGCCCTGTCAAAGCCGCCGTATTCGATAACCGCCCCAAAGGCTTCGATTTGTCGATAATCAAACATATGATATTATTAGCATAATTAATAATATATTAAAATATATAATTTTACTAATAATTGCGTGTTCATTATTATGTTAGTGAATCTTCCAACAGAAGGAGCACTGCAATGGAACAATGGAAAGACTTTAATACCGGAAACTGGAATAACAAGGTCGATATACGGGATTTTATTCAGAGAAATATCGTTCCCTACGAGGGAGATGCATCCTTTTTATCTCCGGCGACTGAAAGAACGAAGAAGCTTTGGGAAAAGGCTTCAAAACTCATACAGGAAGAATCCCAAAAGGGAATTCTCGATGCAGAAACAAACATCCCCTCTACCGTAATTTCCCACAAACCAGGATATCTCGACAAAGAAGATGAGTTGATTGTCGGTTTCCAGACCGATAAGCCGCTTAAACGGGGGATTATGCCGAGAGGCGGATTGCGGGTCGTAAAAAAAGCTCTAACGGCCCACGGATATGAGCTGGCCCCCGAGGTGGAGAAAATATTCAGTACATACAGAAAAACCCATAACGACGGGGTATTCAGCGCCTATTCAAGTGAAATACGCAAGGCCCGTCATTCAGGAATCCTCACGGGCCTGCCGGATGCTTACGGTCGGGGACGTATTATCGGTGACTACAGAAGGGTTGCCCTGTATGGAATCGATTTTCTTATAAACGAAAAGAAAAAATCCTTCGCGGCGCTCAAGACCCCGATCATCGATGAAGAGGTTATTCGAAAAAGAGAAGAGATCTCGGAGCAAATACAAAGCCTCAACGACCTGAAAACAATGGCAAGCATGTACGGATTCGATCTCTCCCTGCCTGCAGGAAACGCCAGAGAGGCTATTCAGTGGACCTATTTCGCCTATCTCGCTGCAATAAAAGACCAGGACGGGGCAGCCATGTCCCTTGGCCGTGTTTCTTCCTTTTTCGATATCTACATCGAACGCGATTTTACCAGGGGGATTTTGACAGAGGCAGAAGCACAAGAGCTGATGGACCAGTTTGTCATGAAGCTGCGAATGGTACGCTTTCTCAGGACCCCGGAGTATGACGAACTGTTTTCCGGCGATCCAACCTGGGTAACCGAATCGATCGGAGGAATGGGGGTCGACGGCCGAACCTTAGTAAGCAAAAACAGCTTTCGAATGCTTCACACACTGGAAAACCTGGGACCGGCACCAGAACCAAATATGACGGTGTTATGGACCCCCCGCCTGCCCCTGGGGTTTAGAAACTACTGCACGAAAGTCTCGATAGACACTTCGGCGATTCAATATGAAAACGACTGCCTGATGCGGACCTATTTCGGAGACGACTATGGAATAGCCTGCTGCGTTTCCGCTATGAAGCTCGGGAAACAGATGCAGTTTTTCGGCGCCAGAGCGAATCTTGCAAAGGCCTTGCTGTATGCCATCAACGGCGGAAAGGATGAAAAAACAGGCGATCAGATTGCCCCCAAGTACGAAGCCATTGTATCGGAATACCTGGACTACGATGAGGTTATGGAAAAGTACAATGTCATGCTGGAGTGGTTGGCCAATCTCTATATCAAAACACTCAACATTATCCACTTTATGCATGACAAGTATAACTACGAATCCTTACAGATGGCACTTCACGATGATACGGTTGTGAGGACCATGGCCTGCGGTATTGCCGGATTATCGGTGGTTGCAGATTCTTTATCGGCAATCAAATATGCAAAGGTAAAGGTTATTCGTAACGAAAGCGGACTTGCCGTCGATTACGAGGTTGAGGGCGACTACCCTGCCTTTGGAAATAACGATGACCGGGTTGATCTGATTGCAAACAACCTTGTCGAACAGTTCATGGAAAAGCTGCGTAATCAGAAGACATACAGGAATGCAGAACCGACACAGTCCATTCTTACCATCACAAGTAATGTTGTGTATGGAAAGAAGACCGGTGCTACCCCCGACGGACGAAAGGCGGGTGCGCCCTTTGGTCCGGGAGCCAACCCCCTTCACGGAAGAGATACCAACGGTGCCCTTGCCTGTTTTTCCTCAATTGCTAAGCTCCCCTACGAGCACGCTATCGACGGGATTTCGTATACCTTTTCGATCGTGCCACAGGCCCTGGGAAAAGATGAGCAGAATAGCGTGAACAATCTCACAAGCCTTCTGGATGGCTTCTTTCTTGATGGCGGACACCATGTCAATATTAATGTTCTGAACAGAGAAACCCTGCTGGATGCCATGGATCACCCGGAAAAATACCCGCAGCTGACCATTCGCGTTTCCGGCTACGCGGTTAATTTTGTGAAACTGACACGGGAACAGCAGCTTGATGTTATCAACAGAACCTTTCATGACATTCTATAAGCAAGGAGAACAATCATGATGCCGGTAACCGGACGAATCCATTCCCTGGAAACCTGCGGGATGGTCGACGGCCCAGGGATTCGCTTTCTGATATTTACCCAGGGCTGCCCGCTTCGCTGTCTGTACTGTCACAACCCCGATACCTGGAAACGAACGGGCGGAAAGGAGGTTACGGCACATGAAATCATTGAAACGGCACGCAAGTATAAGAACTATCTGCTTGCCTCCGGCGGTGGGATAACCATCACCGGGGGTGAGCCCCTTTTCCAAGCCGATTTTGTACAGGCGCTGTTGTTGGAAGCCAAGGCAGCAGGGATTCACACGGCAGTTGATACCTCGGGCTTTGCCCCGCCTGCAGCACGGAAAGCGGTCCTTCCTCATGCCGATCTCGTTCTTCTTGATATAAAATCGGCCGTTCCCGCGCTCTTCAAGAAGATTTCCGGTGTTTCCATTACGTATACCCTGGCTACGCTCAACGAGCTTAAAGAGTGGAATGTACCGGTATGGATCAGGCATGTCGTTGTCCCCGGATTGACTGATAAGCCGGAAGATGCCGAAAAATTGGCACACATGCTGAAGGGCTACCCCAATATAGAAAAAGTAGAAATTCTCCCTTTCCATAAAATGGGAGAATACAAGTGGGAGCAACTGCATGAACCCTATACCTTAAAAGAGACCGAAGCTCCGTCAGACGAGCTGATACACAATATTCGCACAATCTTTAGCCGGACAATGAATATACCGATCCAATAAAACGGAATAGCATATAACACGTTGTGTCGTTTCTTGGTAAACACCTGCATTGGTTTCCACCAAAGGTTCCCGATCCCGCCGCCGAACCTCCTTCGTTTCTGTTCATTCATTCCATTCATCCCACGACAGCTTCTTGATTGATTCCATTCAAGCAAGTATCATAGTGCGATGGATAGTGGTAATGTTCTAGCTATTTCGTTTTACCAAATTGTATAGGCTATAATGCATTTTCACTTCACCTATTACTTTATTATCTCTCTTATCTCCACATTTTCGACTCTACTTCTTGCACTCTACGGAGCGAGACATCTGCAGGTACCGGGAATCAAACCCTTTATCGGCTGCCTGATCATCGGGGCGTTTTGGTCTCTCATGCAGGGATTCGAGTTCATGGGAACAGAGCTTTCCACGAAAATGTTTTTTGCCAATATGGAATACGTAGTCGCCCCCCTGGCCCCCGTTATGTGGTTTTTCATGGTCGTTTGTTTTATCGGCCGCAGGGAATGGCTCTCTCCCGGGAGGATAGCCCTCCTGATTTTGCTTCCGGTTCTTACATCACTTCTTGTATGGTTCGATCCCTGGTGGGGCCTTGTAAAACGTGATTTTAGCTTGATAGAACAGCGCCCCTTTCACGTGATCGGAAAAGAGTACGGCCCCTGGTTCTGGATTATCTACGGCTATGGCTGCCTGATAAACGGGGTTTCCATGCTACTTCTTATCAAAACCATGATCGACAATAAGAAAGCATATAGATTCCAGGCCCTTTTCCTGCTGGCCGGTTTATCCCTGATTGTCACCTTCAGTACCCTCTATACCCTGCAAATCATTCACTTTTTGATATAACTCCCCTGATTTTTACCGTATCGATCATCATAACCACCATCGGTATCAGGAGATTCAACCTCTTTGACCTTGTGCCGGTTACCAGAAATTTCATCTTCGAGAAGATGGACACCGGCGTCATCATAGCCGACCCGCAGATGCGGATAATAGATATAAACGAGACAGCATCCATGATGCTCGACCTCAAAAACAAGCGGGTTATCGGGCAGCCTCTTCATGCCTTTCTGGATACTGTGCCCGACCATTTTCCCGACACGGCAATGCAGACAAACGAAATTCACCAGAAGACCTGAGAGGAGACTATGCTCCTCTCAGCCAACCCCGTTTAACGGCAATGATTTTGTTATAGAACCCCAATGATATCCTTGACGGAACCAAACAAGTATTTCGGGATAAACTCGGTGCTTGCAAGCATGCTTTCATCGGTTTCACCGCTCATAACGAGAATGGAATCTATCCCGTTATCCAAACCAGTTCGAATATCGGTATAAAGCCGGTCTCCCACTATTGCCATATCCTCTTTTTTCAAAGAATACTTTTCCAGTATGGCGTCAATAATGAATCTATTCGGTTTTCCTATGACAAGCGGTTCTTTGCCTGTAGTCCCTTTTATCAGGGCAATCATCGAACCTGCATCAGGCATGCATCGTCCGCCTTCAAGCGGACATACAAAATCGGGATGAGTCGCAATATACTCAACACCTTCCGCGATATAGTCGCATGCAATCCAGAGTTTATTGTAGGTAAGAGTAGTATC
Coding sequences:
- a CDS encoding EFR1 family ferrodoxin (N-terminal region resembles flavodoxins. C-terminal ferrodoxin region binds two 4Fe-4S clusters.), whose protein sequence is MNVSILVFSPSGHTLKVAKNIEKAFKEKDNTVRLINITGKPEFLYGEHIKEALEKALGEYDLLCIGGPLYAGHVEHTILQTIGALPVPDEQHSKLAVPFVSYGGVHSSVALEEMGKKLRKKGYKSILGIKIAAKHTLTSTYANVIYEDKPGPEEEKLIAEAVEHVISIIHTKGKDAENQSKAFKYAPPKERFLFKIFSQEKLHRNFKQVRIDAAKCIKCKKCISACPVDMFTYADGEIVMHRDNSSCILCAECFHTCPAGAIEHPYIEMGRKRLNDGFAKLEEPASALYGGR
- a CDS encoding NAD(P)-dependent oxidoreductase, translating into MMKLLIFGATGGTGHEIMTQALEQNHIVTAFVRNPDKVKLAHSNLRIVQGDILDYKSVIPAVEGQEVILSALGIRILKKNTIISDGTKNILRVAEDTGVKRFICMSAIGIGESKAQQNRLGPLYNRFMIPFLLRNMFADKEIQEGYIMDSNTDWTLVRAAILTNGPKSGRYRTLTPYDQSVTAKISRSDVADFMLKQITDDSMLRKAVSISD
- a CDS encoding ArgP/LysG family DNA-binding transcriptional regulator produces the protein MFDYRQIEAFGAVIEYGGFDRAADALGLTQSAVTQRVKHLESYVGEPLLVRSNPPVPTKAGIPLYSHFKKIRLLEEDLERGTETRLSGTALSLGVGASTLGSWFLPVLRLIMKFTLVDLHVGEAKVVHRLLQLGNLAGCISLRSQPSRGCSVTYLGNLVLRCVATKEFKKYFFPLGITAESMTAAPAILFHPESQMMRMYQKKVLKIAPFDVPSHIIPSQSEYLHMISSGVAYGFLPDPLFRQVQADHRLIDLSPLAPIIIPQYWHRWGIDSELLEHVTLKIQEAAQASLLRDQT
- the pflB gene encoding formate C-acetyltransferase, whose amino-acid sequence is MEQWKDFNTGNWNNKVDIRDFIQRNIVPYEGDASFLSPATERTKKLWEKASKLIQEESQKGILDAETNIPSTVISHKPGYLDKEDELIVGFQTDKPLKRGIMPRGGLRVVKKALTAHGYELAPEVEKIFSTYRKTHNDGVFSAYSSEIRKARHSGILTGLPDAYGRGRIIGDYRRVALYGIDFLINEKKKSFAALKTPIIDEEVIRKREEISEQIQSLNDLKTMASMYGFDLSLPAGNAREAIQWTYFAYLAAIKDQDGAAMSLGRVSSFFDIYIERDFTRGILTEAEAQELMDQFVMKLRMVRFLRTPEYDELFSGDPTWVTESIGGMGVDGRTLVSKNSFRMLHTLENLGPAPEPNMTVLWTPRLPLGFRNYCTKVSIDTSAIQYENDCLMRTYFGDDYGIACCVSAMKLGKQMQFFGARANLAKALLYAINGGKDEKTGDQIAPKYEAIVSEYLDYDEVMEKYNVMLEWLANLYIKTLNIIHFMHDKYNYESLQMALHDDTVVRTMACGIAGLSVVADSLSAIKYAKVKVIRNESGLAVDYEVEGDYPAFGNNDDRVDLIANNLVEQFMEKLRNQKTYRNAEPTQSILTITSNVVYGKKTGATPDGRKAGAPFGPGANPLHGRDTNGALACFSSIAKLPYEHAIDGISYTFSIVPQALGKDEQNSVNNLTSLLDGFFLDGGHHVNINVLNRETLLDAMDHPEKYPQLTIRVSGYAVNFVKLTREQQLDVINRTFHDIL
- the pflA gene encoding pyruvate formate-lyase-activating protein — protein: MMPVTGRIHSLETCGMVDGPGIRFLIFTQGCPLRCLYCHNPDTWKRTGGKEVTAHEIIETARKYKNYLLASGGGITITGGEPLFQADFVQALLLEAKAAGIHTAVDTSGFAPPAARKAVLPHADLVLLDIKSAVPALFKKISGVSITYTLATLNELKEWNVPVWIRHVVVPGLTDKPEDAEKLAHMLKGYPNIEKVEILPFHKMGEYKWEQLHEPYTLKETEAPSDELIHNIRTIFSRTMNIPIQ
- a CDS encoding histidine kinase N-terminal 7TM domain-containing protein, coding for MHFHFTYYFIISLISTFSTLLLALYGARHLQVPGIKPFIGCLIIGAFWSLMQGFEFMGTELSTKMFFANMEYVVAPLAPVMWFFMVVCFIGRREWLSPGRIALLILLPVLTSLLVWFDPWWGLVKRDFSLIEQRPFHVIGKEYGPWFWIIYGYGCLINGVSMLLLIKTMIDNKKAYRFQALFLLAGLSLIVTFSTLYTLQIIHFLI
- a CDS encoding HAD-IIA family hydrolase gives rise to the protein MSELSEKKCFLLDMDGTIYLGDRLIDGASDFLHKIKANGKQYIFLTNNSSKNKRVYVEKLKRMGIAADSSEVFTSGEATIMYLNKIKKNAHIFLLGTPALEEEFEDAGFSLVRERNQDVDFVVLGFDTTLTYNKLWIACDYIAEGVEYIATHPDFVCPLEGGRCMPDAGSMIALIKGTTGKEPLVIGKPNRFIIDAILEKYSLKKEDMAIVGDRLYTDIRTGLDNGIDSILVMSGETDESMLASTEFIPKYLFGSVKDIIGVL